Proteins encoded together in one Flavobacterium keumense window:
- a CDS encoding hydroxymethylglutaryl-CoA synthase family protein translates to MKTGIDAIAFDVAQLHLPIQTLAIARNIEPEKLEKGLGLIKMTLPDVHQDTVVFGANALTKLVLENHINLNEISRIYVGTESAIDSSKPISSFLIALMEQKFGDNILANCDVVDFTFACIGGVDALQNCLDFVRLNPTKKAIVVTTDFAKYDLNSTGEYTQGAGALAMLVTANPKIIAFENEWATSTKGVFDFFKPYRTLSKETITGNDTNDAWFDNLEAEIEIHKDQPVFDGQYSNQCYMDRTRNAYFSFKKIKNTTETLYNTWESIIMHLPYSFQGRRMLSEIYALDAATSILSGNESSADYQNKLKEVSKSDEYRAFVTQKLQPAEIASSLIGNLYTGSIFMGFLSTLAHFAKTNATISGKKFGFLAYGSGSKSKVFEGIIQPEWQLAVAKTKLFETLEESHEIDFATYEKLHKKEQKQSVKAPRNEWILDRIENENPNLIGARYYKWID, encoded by the coding sequence ATGAAAACAGGAATTGACGCTATTGCTTTTGACGTTGCTCAACTACATTTACCAATACAAACTTTGGCAATTGCCCGAAATATCGAACCTGAAAAACTAGAAAAAGGGTTGGGTTTAATTAAAATGACCTTGCCAGATGTTCACCAAGATACGGTTGTTTTTGGCGCCAATGCCTTGACCAAATTAGTTCTAGAAAACCATATTAACCTGAACGAAATTTCTAGAATTTATGTAGGTACCGAAAGTGCTATTGACAGCTCAAAACCAATTAGCTCGTTTTTAATTGCTTTAATGGAACAAAAATTTGGAGACAATATTCTAGCCAACTGCGATGTGGTCGATTTTACTTTTGCTTGTATTGGCGGAGTAGACGCGCTACAAAACTGCTTGGATTTTGTACGACTCAATCCTACCAAAAAAGCTATTGTGGTCACTACTGATTTTGCTAAATATGATTTAAATTCAACAGGCGAATATACTCAAGGAGCAGGGGCCTTGGCGATGTTAGTTACTGCCAATCCTAAAATAATTGCATTTGAAAACGAATGGGCAACGAGTACCAAAGGAGTTTTTGACTTCTTCAAACCATACAGAACTCTTTCTAAAGAAACCATAACGGGTAATGATACCAACGATGCTTGGTTTGATAATTTAGAAGCTGAAATTGAAATTCACAAAGACCAACCTGTTTTTGACGGACAATATTCCAACCAATGCTATATGGATCGTACGCGCAACGCTTACTTTTCGTTCAAAAAAATCAAAAACACAACCGAAACTCTTTACAATACTTGGGAAAGCATCATCATGCACTTACCGTATTCGTTTCAAGGTCGCCGAATGCTTTCTGAAATTTATGCACTAGACGCCGCTACCTCTATTCTTTCTGGAAATGAATCTTCGGCTGATTACCAAAACAAATTAAAAGAAGTGAGCAAATCCGACGAATACCGTGCTTTTGTAACGCAAAAATTACAGCCTGCAGAAATCGCTTCTTCATTGATTGGGAATTTATACACGGGTTCTATTTTTATGGGATTCCTTTCTACTTTAGCACATTTTGCCAAAACTAATGCAACTATTTCAGGAAAGAAATTTGGTTTCTTAGCCTATGGAAGTGGTTCTAAATCCAAAGTTTTTGAAGGTATTATTCAGCCCGAATGGCAATTGGCTGTAGCCAAAACCAAGTTGTTTGAAACATTGGAAGAAAGCCATGAAATCGACTTTGCTACTTACGAAAAACTCCATAAAAAAGAACAAAAACAAAGTGTCAAGGCTCCCAGAAACGAATGGATTTTAGATCGCATAGAAAATGAAAATCCAAATCTAATTGGTGCGCGTTATTACAAATGGATTGATTAG